A stretch of Clostridia bacterium DNA encodes these proteins:
- a CDS encoding IS110 family transposase: MIYVGIDVAKNKHDCFIVDSEGEIIHNVFTFKNSRQGFNLLLQTIPDVSHSQILIGLEATGHYSNNLINFLTENNLPVIILNPLQTSLFRKAQTLRKTKTDSVDAKTITMMLRTGDFKSHSPVSYHHRELKSLSRHRSRLVKTRASYKMSITRLLDIVFPELPALVWSIHQASVYQLLLAFPNTREIADAHLTKLTHVLSKASHGRYGKEEAVAIRDSARTSIGTCSPSLSYELKQTIHLIQNLQNEIKELDQIIEQLVGELNSPLLSIPGISHRLAAVILSEIGDITRFESPAKLLAFAGLDPSTHQSGKFTATQTRMVKRGSPYLRWALLQAARLIVMRDATFKEYYKKKRSEGKHHYVALSHTTKKLIRVIFKLLSSNQNYVEQ, translated from the coding sequence ATGATCTATGTTGGTATCGATGTCGCCAAGAATAAACATGACTGCTTTATTGTTGATTCGGAGGGTGAAATCATCCATAACGTATTCACCTTCAAAAACTCTCGCCAGGGTTTCAACCTATTACTGCAAACCATTCCTGACGTGAGTCACTCGCAAATACTAATAGGACTTGAAGCCACTGGACATTACAGCAATAATCTCATCAACTTCCTGACAGAAAACAATCTTCCCGTGATTATTCTCAATCCTCTGCAAACCAGTCTTTTCAGAAAAGCTCAAACGCTTAGAAAGACCAAAACAGATTCGGTTGATGCAAAAACCATTACTATGATGCTCAGAACAGGTGACTTCAAATCCCACTCACCTGTATCTTACCACCATAGAGAGCTCAAGTCACTTTCTAGACACCGATCGCGTCTTGTCAAAACCAGAGCTTCTTACAAAATGTCCATCACTAGATTGTTAGATATCGTTTTCCCGGAGCTCCCAGCCTTGGTCTGGTCTATCCATCAGGCTTCTGTCTATCAGCTCCTACTGGCTTTTCCTAACACTCGAGAAATTGCCGATGCTCACCTAACCAAGCTTACTCATGTCCTTAGTAAAGCTTCCCATGGACGTTATGGAAAAGAAGAAGCTGTAGCTATTCGTGATTCTGCCAGAACATCTATTGGCACATGTTCACCATCTTTATCCTATGAACTTAAGCAAACCATTCACTTGATACAAAACCTGCAGAACGAGATTAAAGAGCTGGATCAAATAATTGAACAGCTTGTTGGTGAACTGAATTCTCCCTTGCTCAGCATACCTGGCATTTCCCATCGGTTGGCAGCTGTCATCCTCTCGGAAATCGGAGACATCACCAGGTTTGAATCTCCCGCTAAGCTGCTTGCCTTCGCAGGGTTGGATCCATCCACACATCAGTCTGGCAAGTTCACAGCGACTCAAACCAGAATGGTCAAGCGAGGATCCCCTTACTTGCGCTGGGCCCTCTTGCAAGCCGCCAGGTTGATTGTGATGCGAGATGCGACCTTCAAAGAGTACTATAAGAAGAAACGTTCTGAAGGCAAACATCACTATGTCGCTCTGTCTCATACAACTAAAAAGCTGATCCGGGTCATCTTTAAACTATTGTCTAGCAACCAGAACTACGTCGAGCAGTAG
- the secA gene encoding preprotein translocase subunit SecA has protein sequence MIKKIMGLFDENKRDLKKLEPLVKKINEIEPLMQKLSDVELKAKTPEFQARVAAGETLDQLLPEAFAVVREAAVRVLGMRHYDVQLIGGIVLHQGRVAEMKTGEGKTLVATLPCYLNALTGDGVHVITVNDYLARRDSEWMGPLYEFLGLSTGLIIHGVEPEVRREEYKKDIIYGTNNEFGFDYLRDNMANTPERLVQQKLNYVIVDEVDSILIDEARTPLIISGQADKPTELYYTIAKMIPMLKRDVDFTVEEKEKNVILTEEGLSRVEKILGVDSIYEGANAELGHHVNQGLKAHMLMKKDVNYVVRDGEVVIVDEFTGRLMFGRRYSAGLHQAIEAKENVKIARESQTLATITFQNYFRMYKKLSGMTGTAKTEEQEFTSIYGTDVVVIPTNKPTVRIDADDRVYRTEQGKYEAVVEEIVERHAGRQPVLVGTISIENSEMLGRMLDKKKINYQILNAKHHEQEAEIVSRAGEIDMVTIATNMAGRGTDIVLGEGVKELGGLHIVGTERHESRRIDNQLRGRAGRQGDPGSSVFFVSMEDKIMRLFGGENMKGLMDKMGMDDSMPINHPLLSKSIESAQKKVEARNFDIRKNVLEYDNVMNQQREVIYKQRRQVLMEENLREQVLGMIDDVIRESIGRFDHQSEFVEEWDLDGLLAFASQTYFPANALKKDELLKLSPEEVAERFIKQAHDLYRIREQKLTEEVMRKLERIVLLKVVDEKWMDHIDAMDDLKDGIGLRAYGQRDPLVEFKFEGYDMFENMIASIKEDVTRLIYRVMLVEPQQTARNLHQNRGEDTEKKPVQRSKKIGRNEPCPCGSGKKYKHCCGK, from the coding sequence ATGATTAAAAAAATTATGGGGTTATTTGATGAGAATAAAAGAGATCTCAAAAAGTTGGAGCCCTTGGTAAAGAAAATTAATGAAATTGAGCCTTTGATGCAAAAACTAAGTGATGTAGAGTTGAAAGCAAAAACACCTGAATTTCAGGCTAGAGTGGCCGCGGGTGAGACGTTGGACCAGCTCTTACCAGAAGCTTTTGCTGTGGTTCGTGAGGCGGCAGTTAGAGTACTCGGTATGCGTCACTACGATGTGCAGTTAATCGGGGGGATCGTATTGCACCAAGGCCGTGTGGCTGAGATGAAGACTGGTGAAGGTAAGACCTTGGTTGCTACCTTGCCTTGTTATTTAAATGCTCTTACAGGAGATGGAGTTCATGTCATTACAGTCAACGACTATCTAGCACGAAGAGACTCAGAATGGATGGGTCCCCTCTATGAATTTTTGGGGCTTTCAACTGGACTCATAATCCATGGTGTGGAGCCGGAAGTACGAAGAGAAGAATATAAAAAGGATATTATTTACGGAACAAACAATGAGTTTGGGTTTGATTACCTGCGGGATAATATGGCCAACACCCCAGAGAGATTGGTTCAACAAAAACTGAATTACGTGATTGTGGATGAGGTGGATAGCATTCTGATCGATGAAGCTAGAACGCCACTCATCATTTCCGGACAGGCGGATAAGCCGACTGAGCTTTACTATACCATTGCCAAAATGATTCCTATGTTGAAACGGGATGTGGATTTTACAGTTGAAGAAAAGGAAAAAAATGTAATCCTGACAGAAGAAGGTCTTTCTCGAGTGGAAAAAATCTTGGGGGTAGACAGTATCTATGAAGGGGCAAATGCAGAGCTAGGACACCATGTTAACCAAGGACTTAAGGCTCACATGCTGATGAAGAAAGATGTCAACTATGTGGTGAGAGATGGTGAAGTGGTCATTGTAGACGAATTTACCGGAAGGTTAATGTTTGGACGGCGCTATTCTGCTGGCTTACACCAGGCGATTGAGGCAAAAGAGAATGTTAAGATTGCAAGAGAATCGCAGACCCTAGCAACGATTACTTTCCAAAACTATTTCCGTATGTATAAAAAGCTTTCTGGTATGACTGGTACAGCCAAGACTGAAGAACAGGAGTTTACCTCCATTTATGGAACCGATGTAGTAGTTATTCCAACCAATAAACCAACGGTTCGTATTGATGCGGATGACCGGGTATATCGGACAGAACAAGGTAAGTATGAGGCAGTCGTGGAAGAAATCGTAGAACGTCATGCCGGACGTCAACCGGTGTTAGTAGGAACGATTTCTATTGAAAATTCTGAGATGCTGGGCCGTATGCTGGACAAGAAAAAAATTAATTACCAAATTCTTAATGCCAAGCACCATGAGCAAGAAGCTGAGATTGTATCACGTGCTGGTGAAATCGATATGGTAACGATTGCTACCAATATGGCTGGACGTGGAACAGATATTGTTTTAGGAGAAGGCGTAAAAGAATTGGGCGGATTACATATTGTGGGTACGGAGCGTCATGAGTCTAGACGTATTGACAATCAATTGAGGGGACGGGCCGGACGTCAAGGCGATCCCGGTTCAAGTGTGTTCTTCGTTTCGATGGAAGATAAAATCATGCGCTTATTTGGTGGAGAAAACATGAAGGGCCTGATGGATAAGATGGGTATGGATGATTCGATGCCGATTAACCATCCCTTGCTTAGTAAATCGATCGAATCTGCCCAGAAAAAAGTAGAGGCGAGAAACTTTGACATTCGGAAGAATGTATTAGAATACGATAACGTGATGAACCAACAGCGGGAAGTGATTTACAAGCAACGACGTCAAGTATTGATGGAGGAAAATCTGCGAGAACAGGTCCTAGGCATGATCGACGATGTAATTCGAGAGTCCATTGGTCGCTTTGACCATCAGAGTGAATTTGTGGAAGAATGGGACTTAGATGGACTGTTGGCTTTTGCCAGTCAGACCTATTTCCCTGCGAATGCTCTTAAAAAGGACGAGTTACTTAAATTATCTCCTGAGGAGGTTGCGGAACGCTTTATTAAGCAGGCACATGATCTTTACCGGATTCGTGAACAGAAGCTCACCGAAGAGGTCATGCGTAAATTGGAACGCATCGTACTTCTCAAAGTGGTGGATGAAAAGTGGATGGACCACATTGACGCGATGGATGATTTGAAGGATGGTATTGGACTTCGTGCCTATGGTCAGAGAGATCCTTTGGTAGAGTTTAAGTTTGAAGGCTATGACATGTTTGAAAACATGATTGCGAGCATTAAAGAAGATGTAACAAGGCTGATCTACAGGGTCATGTTGGTTGAACCCCAACAGACAGCTAGGAATTTACATCAAAACCGGGGTGAGGACACCGAAAAAAAACCGGTTCAACGGAGCAAGAAAATTGGACGAAATGAGCCATGCCCTTGTGGTAGCGGGAAAAAATATAAGCATTGCTGTGGAAAGTAG